A single Botrytis cinerea B05.10 chromosome 1, complete sequence DNA region contains:
- the Bcalg5 gene encoding Bcalg5: MDGLLELPVQILGGLWEVVRDTPVHVLGVILIGLLGLGLGLIYALLLLVAPVPRPPYPSEKTYITTTPSGTTETKPLTCWYDSWVAHREASVSKSDSCPANTIRTGAIEPATLEMSLVVPAYNEEERLIGMLEEALSFLDTTYGRVARGTGTGTGYEILLVNDGSRDRTVEIALDFSRKNGLHDVLRIVTLEENRGKGGAVTHGMRHVRGEYAVFADADGASRFADLGKLVKGVREVVDEEGRGVAVGSRAWLVGSEAVVKRSALRNTLMHSFHLLLRLLTPPATSRIRDTQCGFKLFTRAALPHIIPYMHAEGWIFDVEMLMLAESAPGVEDAEKGKGNGGKAKGIKVSEQPIAWQEVGGSKLNVMWDSLGMAWGLAVLRGGWGMGVWRRR; encoded by the exons ATGGACGGGTTACTGGAACTTCCGGTGCAGATACTAGGGGGGTTGTGGGAGGTGGTGAGGGATACGCCGGTGCATGTGTTGGGGGTGATTTTGATCGGGttgttgggtttgggtttgggtttg ATATAcgccctcctcctcctcgtcgCGCCAGTCCCTAGACCTCCATACCCATCCGAAAAAACATACATCACAACCACTCCATCCGGAACCACCGAAACCAAGCCCCTCACCTGTTGGTATGATTCCTGGGTCGCGCATCGCGAAGCCTCGGTTTCGAAAAGCGATTCTTGCCCTGCAAACACTATCCGCACCGGCGCCATCGAGCCCGCAACTCTCGAAATGAGTCTGGTGGTCCCGGCATACAATGAAGAAGAACGCCTCATCGGCATGTTGGAAGAAGCGCTTTCGTTTCTCGATACGACATATGGACGAGTGGCGCGCGGAACGGGAACAGGCACAGGCTATGAGATTTTATTGGTGAATGATGGGAGTCGCGATCGCACGGTCGAGATCGCGTTGGATTTTTCGCGGAAGAATGGCTTGCATGATGTTTTGAGAATTGTGACGTTGGAGGAGAATCGCGGGAAGGGGGGTGCGGTGACGCATGGGATGCGACATGTGAGGGGTGAGTATGCGGTGTTTGCGGATGCGGATGGAGCGAGTCGGTTTGCGGATTTGGGAAAACTTGTAAAGGGGGTTAGAGAAGTGGTGGatgaggaggggagaggtgTGGCGGTGGGAAGTAGAGCTTGGTTGGTGGGAAGTGAAGCGGTTGTTAAg CGTTCCGCCCTCCGCAACACCCTAATGCACTCCTTCCACCTCCTACTCCGACTCCTCACACCCCCCGCCACCTCCCGCATCCGCGACACACAATGCGGATTCAAACTTTTCACGCGCGCCGCCCTCCCACACATCATCCCGTACATGCATGCCGAGGGCTGGATTTTCGACGTCGAAATGCTCATGTTGGCTGAGAGTGCGCCGGGGGTAGAGGATGcggagaaaggaaaaggaaatggaggaaagGCAAAAGGCATCAAAGTTTCCGAACAACCGATTGCGTGGCAGGAGGTCGGAGGCAGTAAATTGAATGTGATGTGGGATAGTTTGGGCATGGCATGGGGATTGGCGGTTTTGAGAGGGGGGTGGGGAATGGGtgtttggaggaggaggtga
- the Bcerg1 gene encoding Bcerg1 translates to MSKPYSIQAASEERRRVYHEADVVVVGAGIFGCAIAYALAQQGRSVILLERWLKEPDRIVGELLQPGGVSALEKLGLAHCLEGIDSIRVKGYEVIYHGTPVTIPYPPNAGAAQEGGFKASENEKSARPEGRSFHHGRFISQLRKACASQPNITIVETEVTETITGGHNSTQVLGVHTRTTNPSTGEKEADCYFGHLTIIADGYASKFRKQYINKTPIVKSKFYALELIDCPMPAPNHGIVVLSDVSPVLLYQIGTHETRALIDIPDNTPAASAAAGGVRNYIHTVVLPILPPQVRPCFLKALEDGKIPRSMPNSFLPPSTQTQKGVLLLGDAMNMRHPLTGGGMTVAFNDVVLLSSLLSPSNIPNLNDTVAISKAMKEFHWRRKSLSSIINILAQALYALFAANDPQLKTLQKGCFYYFKRGGNCIEGPAGLLAGIIRQPLVLIYHFFSVAVLAIWILMGDIMGGIKGFWKAPWAIEQSMEVFWKACVVIVPFMWSELRS, encoded by the coding sequence ATGTCAAAACCCTACTCCATACAAGCCGCCAGTGAAGAAAGACGTCGCGTCTACCACGAAGCAGATGTAGTCGTGGTCGGCGCCGGTATATTTGGTTGCGCAATAGCTTATGCACTTGCCCAACAAGGTCGCAGTGTCATTCTTCTCGAACGTTGGCTTAAAGAACCCGATCGTATAGTCGGCGAACTGCTCCAGCCAGGTGGTGTTTCCGCACTCGAGAAACTTGGTCTCGCACATTGTTTAGAAGGGATCGATTCGATAAGGGTGAAAGGATATGAAGTTATATACCATGGAACACCCGTCACCATACCTTATCCACCAAATGCTGGCGCAGCACAAGAAGGAGGATTCAAAGCATCGGAGAATGAAAAAAGTGCCAGACCAGAGGGAAGAAGTTTTCATCATGGAAGATTTATTTCGCAATTGAGGAAAGCGTGTGCAAGTCAGCCCAATATTACAATTGTCGAAACAGAAGTCACAGAAACCATAACTGGTGGGCACAACTCAACTCAAGTTCTCGGAGTCCACACACGAACTACCAATCCATCTACGGGCGAAAAAGAAGCAGATTGTTATTTTGGCCATCTCACCATCATCGCAGATGGATATGCCTCCAAATTCCGCAAGCAATACATCAACAAAACTCCCATTGTCAAAAGTAAATTCTACGCTCTAGAATTAATAGATTGTCCCATGCCAGCTCCCAATCATGGAATCGTAGTCCTCTCGGACGTCTCCCCAGTTCTCCTCTATCAAATCGGTACCCACGAAACTCGCGCTCTAATAGATATTCCCGACAATACTCCTGCTGCATCTGCCGCTGCAGGTGGCGTAcgaaattatattcataCCGTCGTCCTCCCAATCTTACCGCCACAAGTTCGACCCTGTTTCCTCAAAGCCCTTGAAGATGGCAAAATTCCCCGCAGCATGCCAAACAGTTTTCTCCCTCCATCCACGCAAACCCAAAAAGGAGTTCTTCTCCTTGGGGATGCAATGAATATGCGTCATCCTTTAACTGGCGGTGGCATGACTGTAGCCTTCAATGATGTTGTTCTCCTATCCTCTTTACTTTCTCCATCCAACATCCCAAATTTAAACGACACGGTCGCTATAAGTAAAGCTATGAAAGAATTCCATTGGCGTCgcaaatctctttcttctatcatcaatatcctcGCCCAAGCTCTCTATGCACTTTTTGCAGCTAATGATCCACAACTTAAGACATTACAAAAAGGatgcttttattatttcaaaagaggAGGGAATTGTATTGAAGGTCCTGCAGGATTATTGGCGGGAATTATTAGACAACCGttagtattgatttatcACTTTTTTTCAGTGGCAGTATTAGCGATTTGGATCTTGATGGGAGATATTATGGGAGGAATAAAAGGATTTTGGAAGGCTCCTTGGGCAATAGAACAGAGTATGGAGGTTTTTTGGAAGGCGTGTGTGGTTATCGTTCCATTTATGTGGAGCGAGTTGAGAAGTTAA
- the Bcpsy2 gene encoding Bcpsy2, with protein sequence MMAQAGGPNQNPPNDKRRVKVYELRDGDWFDRGTGFCRADFMVDNGPEKSDPRVMVQSEDQPGRILLETKIVKGDEFQKQQETLIVWTEPDSEMDMALSFQEAEGCTAVWRFINNIQTTLGGHGGISIEEDIISDDNIPELNIPTSLPNPSLGNLPELEMQLRQLNSSTSGREALTKLVINENYIRRLIPLVEIAEDMEDLPSLHRLCNMMKIIILLNDNAIIEHIVTDEVVIGVVGALEYDSDFPSHKANHRLWLGKKDRYKEVVEIPDENIMRKIHNTNRLQYLKDVVLARILDDPTFSVLNGLIFFNQVEIVQYLQNNTAVLKELFGIFGNQETDQERKKMAVLFIQQCCAIAKNLQPPGRQTLYNNFLSHGLLSVINFALKHNDVGVRVGATDVLVSMIDHDPQMIRQTIFRQMAEKQTLLTDSLIDLLLVEADLGVKAQIADAIKVLLDQGSHVGPLEGLSKANGAEYAARIRNQTDPQHELFLNQFYEESAKKLFKPLVDLKGREDMNFTVHQVSLFIYLIEILCFFIRQHMHRSKYFVLSEGLAQRISQLLGSPEKYLKLTALKFFRNLVGLQDEFYNQQMMQDHLFEPVLDLVIETMPRDNLLNSACLEFFEFIKNQGSSTRVLVNHLVENYRGKFESITYVDTFTNFITRYDNNQGFASSMETSFLDTEDESPKRPETGRGSRWGSGIKDLDADEEAYFNTSDDEEEKSQDQSLTNGEPPVSQPLVDYPSDEENENSENDISVGITSAPLSRSPSPKPLASKDSSGDELVLTPTSSTPTPPERLSEKRRREEDEEDELGKLSHHKRRSSTSSTTSTNSVLRRKQSFNKTRDGNNGPKKIAISLTPAIKTGGDSPGGSAS encoded by the exons ATGATGGCGCAGGCAGGAGGGCCTAATCAAAATCCGCCAAATGACAAGAGAAGGGTCAAGGTCTATGAGTTGCGCGATGGCGACTGGTTTGATAGAGGCACTGGCTTTTGCAGAGCCGACTTTATGGTG GATAATGGCCCCGAAAAATCAGACCCTAGAGTAATGGTGCAGTCGGAGGATCAGCCAGGGCGTATACTTCTAGAGACTAAGATCGTTAAAGGAGATGAATTTCAGAAACAGCAAG AAACGCTCATAGTATGGACAGAACCGGATAGTGAGATGGATATGGCTCTCAGCTTTCAAGAAGCAGAGGGCTGCACGGCCGTGTG GCgttttatcaataatatacaAACGACCTTGGGTGGACATGGAGGAATTAGTATTGAGG AAGATATTATATCTGATGACAACATCCCCGAGCTAAACATTCCAACGTCTCTCCCCAATCCTTCACTAGGTAACCTGCCCGAACTGGAAATGCAATTAAGACAATTGAACAGCTCAACATCCGGACGCGAAGCCCTTACGAAATTGGTCATCAACGAAAACTATATCCGAAGATTGATACCACTGGTCGAAATAGCAGAAGATATGGAGGATCTACCAAGTCTACATCGACTTTGCAAcatgatgaagataataATTTTGCTGAATGACAATGCAATAATTGAGCATATCGTTACGGATGAGGTGGTTATTGGTGTTGTCGGAGCTTTAGAGTACGATTCGGATTTCCCAAGTCATAAGGCCAATCATCGACTTTGGTTAGGCAAAAAGGATAGATATAAGGAAGTTGTTGAGATACCCGATGAGAACATCATGAGGAAGATTCACAATACGAATCGATTACAGTATCTCAAGGATGTTGTACTCGCCCGAATCTTGGATGACCCAACTTTCTCAGTTCTTAACGGCcttattttcttcaatcaagTCGAGATTGTCCAATATCTACAGAATAACACGGCAGTTCTCAAGGAACTTTTTGGCATTTTTGGAAACCAAGAGACAGAccaggaaaggaagaaaatggcTGTACTTTTTATACAGCAATGCTGTGCTATCGCGAAGAATTTGCAACCACCAGGACGACAAACGCTGTACAATAATTTTTTGAGTCATGGTCTTTTATCTGTCATTAACTTTGCTCTCAAACACAATGACGTCGGGGTGCGAGTGGGAGCCACAGATGTATTGGTTTCTATGATTGATCACGATCCTCAAATGATTCGTCAAACCATATTCCGACAAATGGCTGAGAAGCAAACTCTGCTAACTGATTCTCTGATCGATCTTCTTCTCGTGGAAGCGGATTTGGGTGTAAAGGCTCAAATAGCGGATGCGATCAAGGTTCTTCTCGACCAAGGTAGTCATGTAGGACCATTGGAAGGACTCTCAAAAGCCAATGGTGCTGAATATGCAGCTCGAATTCGAAACCAAACAGATCCCCAGCATGAACTTTTCCTCAATCAATTCTATGAAGAATCAGCGAAAAAATTGTTCAAACCTTTAGTGGATTTGAAAGGGCGCGAGGATATGAACTTTACTGTCCATCAAGTatctttattcatttatttgaTAGAGATTCTCTGCTTTTTCATCAGACAACATATGCACCGCAGCAAATACTTTGTGCTATCAGAAGGATTAGCTCAACGCATCTCTCAACTTTTGGGGAGTCCAGAGAAGTACCTAAAATTAA CTGCATTGAAGTTCTTCCGAAATTTGGTTGGTTTACAAGATGAATTTTACAATCAACAGATGATGCAAGATCATCTCTTTGAGCCAGTTTTAGACCTTGTTATTGAAACAATGCCTAGagataatcttttaaattcgGCATGTTTGGAGTTCTTCGAGTTCATTAAGAATCAAGGTTCTAGTACAAGGGTTTTGGTCAACCATTTGGTGGAAAACTATCGAGGAAAATTCGAGTCGATCACCTATGTTGACACTTTCACAAATTTCATTACAAGGTATGATAATAACCAAGGATTTGCATCGAGTATGGAAACTTCGTTCCTCGATACCGAAGATGAAAGTCCGAAGAGACCTGAAACAGGTAGAGGTAGTAGATGGGGCTCAGGTATCAAGGACTTGGATGCCGATGAAGAAGCCTATTTCAATActtctgatgatgaagaggaaaaatCTCAAGACCAGAGTTTGACAAATGGGGAACCACCTGTTTCGCAGCCTTTGGTTGATTACCCATcggatgaagaaaatgaaaattcgGAAAATGATATTTCTGTAGGTATAACCTCTGCTCCACTGAGTCGGAGCCCTTCGCCAAAGCCATTAGCTTCCAAAGATTCCAGTGGAGATGAGTTGGTATTAACTCCTACCTCTTCCACGCCAACTCCACCAGAAAGATTATCGGAGAAACgcaggagagaagaagatgaagaagatgaactCGGCAAACTCTCCCATCACAAACGAAGAAGCTCTACCAGTTctacaacatcaacaaataGCGTGTTGAGGAGGAAACAAAGCTTTAACAAAACTCGAGATGGTAATAATGGACCTAAAAAGATTGCAATCAGTTTGACTCCAGCTATCAAAACTGGTGGCGATAGCCCTGGTGGCAGTGCAAGTTGA